Proteins from a single region of Terriglobales bacterium:
- the gltX gene encoding glutamate--tRNA ligase, which yields MTPQPPVRVRFAPSPTGQVHVGNARTALFNWLFARQGGGTMVLRIEDTDVERSETRFENQLIDDLKWLGLNWDEGPDAGGPYAPYRQSDRLDLYRTHAERLLHEGKAYLCFCSTEELERERKLALAEHRQQIYSGKCRTLDPTEARRRRDAGEPAAIRLKIPEHPIRFHDIVHGPIEFASESVSDPIILRSNGMPVYNYVVVVDDAMMKITHVIRGDDHLSNTPKQVALYEALGWQVPEFAHLSTILGGDRERLSKRHGATSIANFREMGVLPEALTNYLALLGWAPSGGTREIFSTEELIKEFSLERVTRSPAVFDMEKLYWLNRHYIKETPQERLLTLALPFFEKELFGAGASAQLSLNVAEPLKAWFSKILDLVAPSVDRLDQLRERASMIFRFDPRAALAATENAEVMGWAKTQAVMESFTKRILADDLARANQLTPERFKAMVNEVKTETGAKGKELFHPIRIMITGSHSGPEFDKLIPILEEGSRLKLPQHVLSVRERVEEFQKAMAAAN from the coding sequence GTGACGCCTCAACCCCCGGTTCGTGTTCGCTTTGCACCTTCCCCAACGGGACAGGTCCACGTTGGCAACGCTCGGACTGCGCTCTTTAATTGGCTTTTCGCACGCCAGGGGGGCGGCACAATGGTGTTGCGGATCGAAGACACCGACGTCGAACGTAGCGAGACACGATTTGAAAATCAGCTGATTGATGATTTGAAATGGCTGGGCCTGAATTGGGATGAAGGGCCGGATGCAGGTGGCCCATACGCTCCCTACCGCCAATCAGATCGCCTGGATCTCTACCGAACGCACGCCGAACGGCTGCTGCATGAGGGCAAAGCTTACCTGTGCTTCTGCTCGACCGAAGAGCTCGAGCGCGAGCGCAAGCTTGCCCTGGCGGAGCATCGTCAACAGATTTATTCAGGAAAATGCCGCACCCTTGATCCGACAGAGGCACGGCGTCGGAGAGATGCGGGCGAGCCGGCGGCGATCCGCCTGAAAATACCTGAGCACCCTATTCGCTTTCACGACATTGTGCATGGGCCCATCGAGTTCGCCAGCGAATCGGTGAGTGATCCCATCATTCTCCGGTCAAACGGGATGCCGGTGTACAACTACGTGGTCGTGGTTGATGATGCGATGATGAAGATTACGCATGTGATCCGCGGCGACGACCACCTTTCCAACACTCCCAAACAGGTGGCACTTTATGAAGCGCTGGGATGGCAGGTGCCGGAGTTCGCCCATCTTTCAACCATCTTGGGTGGCGATCGCGAGCGGTTGTCCAAGCGGCACGGTGCGACCTCGATTGCCAACTTTCGCGAAATGGGAGTGCTTCCCGAAGCGCTGACGAACTATCTGGCATTGCTGGGTTGGGCGCCGAGCGGCGGAACACGCGAGATCTTCAGCACAGAAGAATTGATCAAGGAATTCTCGCTTGAGCGCGTAACTCGTTCTCCTGCCGTCTTCGACATGGAGAAGCTGTACTGGCTGAACCGGCACTACATCAAGGAAACTCCACAGGAGCGATTACTGACACTGGCGCTGCCCTTCTTCGAGAAGGAATTATTCGGCGCAGGCGCGAGTGCGCAGCTCAGCCTTAACGTCGCTGAACCGCTGAAAGCTTGGTTCTCAAAGATATTGGACCTGGTGGCGCCTTCCGTGGATCGCCTGGATCAACTTCGCGAGCGGGCATCCATGATCTTCCGCTTCGACCCGCGTGCGGCATTGGCAGCGACGGAAAATGCTGAAGTCATGGGCTGGGCCAAAACCCAAGCCGTAATGGAGTCATTTACGAAACGTATTTTGGCGGACGATCTGGCGAGGGCCAATCAGCTCACCCCCGAGCGCTTCAAAGCTATGGTTAACGAGGTAAAGACTGAGACCGGCGCCAAGGGCAAAGAGCTATTCCACCCGATCCGCATCATGATCACTGGCTCGCACTCCGGGCCGGAGTTTGACAAGCTGATCCCTATCCTTGAAGAAGGCAGCCGCCTGAAGCTGCCGCAGCATGTTCTGAGCGTGCGCGAGCGCGTCGAAGAATTTCAAAAAGCAATGGCAGCCGCAAATTGA